In the Populus nigra chromosome 2, ddPopNigr1.1, whole genome shotgun sequence genome, tcttGTGGGGGCTAAAGCTTTATTCTGGATCAGCCCTTGACCGAGCTCAAACTTTTGATAGTCTTCAAAAGAATCAAAACCATGCTTAGGGGAAGAACTTCCTTGTTTGGTTTTTGGCTAGGAGTATACAATTGTAAACTCAGGGTGTAAAGGAATTGCATCAAGAAATTGGTTTTCAACTCCTAATATTGAGACCGCTACTATGCTACTCTGACCTTGCATTTAATTCATATACACAAGATTATGCAATTCTTATACActcaaaaatacaatatttgcCACAGCTAAATATCACTCTCATACAGAATTTGCAATATACTAAAAAACTAATCTGAATTTTTTATACAAACAAGGGGATACCAAAAGTCGAGAAGGGGATACCAAACTCGATATATTTAGTCCATCGTATGCCAAAATTTGGTGATAACTTTGGAAACTCTAATTAGTCTTTAAAAAGGAAGGCGAAACTTCAAAATAAGTCGGTTTTGGGGTTGAGGGGTAACCAACAGACTGGATTAATTCCTCCACAGTCAGCACGTGAAACTTTGGAGGTGAATTAAGAGCAATGTTGTCGACCCGATGCTGAAAGATCTTCCCCTTGCTGTCAAGTTTGTACTCAGACAGGCCATCAAATTGAGCACTACTCTCCCATGGGACTCGTGGGACGCCATGGACTGTCCATCGAACCATAATCACATTCTCTGCAGGCTGTGACACACTAATGATATCAACCCACAAAGCCCTGAAAAATATCCTTCCATGGAAACGCAGAGCCCAGAACATTGATTTATAACTCTCAATACCACCAAAGGTATTGATCGGATCTTTATAGACAATGTCATCCCTGAAATAAGCACAGAAtccattaaagaaaataatttccttATAAGAGCACCTCTAAAACACCAAATAGAATAATTCTCATGCAAGTTATTTCGCATAGATCACCAAGGACCTCATTCCAGCTTTACCATGTGTTTTGTGTATCTATGTGCCCGCGTGCATTGTATCTCCTACAAATTAGGAAACCATAAAACATGTTCACGCAAACCCTTTTAAATGACAGTGAAAACTGCACCACTGCCTTTTCTCCTACCTGGTGACAGTCGCATACCATCAGCAATTATTTTGGGAGAATCATCTAAACTTTCAGGAACCTATTTGGAGCCCAATCCTATTGGAAACTAACATTAGAGATCAAGGCAACAATACTCTTCTGCTTGGGCATGCGCACCTCTTAACTTAACAAGACTATCAAAACAAACGAGCTCAACTTTTCTGGACAGATGATGACTGAAATCAGTAATATCCATCCTTGGCAATAAAAGGTAAACAATCTTTTAACCTTAGAGCCACAAGACAAGCAACACATCCCTATCCAGCGACTTCGGTTTCTACCGAAACTCTTGCAATTTGATCATTTTGGTCCAATTGCCGGTATTGATAATCCATTATTATTGTTTACCGAATGGAAAACAGGGACAAGAAATCCATGTTCAATTGTAATCTTTAGTTAAAACAATCCTAAAATTCGCAATGAAAGCCTTCCAATCACAACAGCTATATAAGAATCAGTCATGATCATAAAAGCAACACATAACACAGATTCAAAAAGGTCAAGTTCATACTAAAGAAGCAAAAACTAAATGCAATCCAAACCTGTAGATATCAAAACTGAGCTCTCTATAAAACAACCCGGGCAACTCCTCTCTCAAAGTCCTAATCGCATAACCCATATTCACATAGTAATTCTGCTTCTCCTCTTCCTCGTTAGCCCTCTTCGTTTCTTGTTTGACCGGAGCCGAAAATTGACCGTACAGCCTCACATTTTGATTCAATCCCGAAACACTGACATCACTTCTAGCCCTGACACGAACATTAAGGCTCTTGAGATTTCTAGGGTTAGGGTTAAAGAGGATTTTTGCGGTGGAGATTTCTGGTGAAATGAAAAGAGCCattagaaaattgattttgagtGGACCTGAGAGGAGCGAATCGAATTAGAGGAAAGTGAAAAGACAATTTTCCATTTTCCGGTAAAGCTTTGAGGGGATGCGTGAATGGACTTGCTTGGTTGGCGGGGAAGAGAAAATCTGTTTTGGATAATGATTGCgattttttggataattttagaattatcgGTTGATTAAAactgaatatataaaatatccgATTGGACACGCTGCATTGCCCTTGGACAATAAAATCTTCAAAGATGACACGCTCATCCTTCCACCGGATTTAAAATGCTGCCGTTTTCATatgaagatttgtttttatattgtaaaagtattttaaaaaaaaattaattttttttattttttattttaaattaattttttatggttttagataattttaataaattaatatcaaaataatttttaaaaatttaaaatatattattttaatatatttctacataaaaaataacaataatcatCATCACAATTCCTTCTAATATTACACTAGGAAATTGAGAATTAACTCAGTCCAACGCGTGAACATTGTCC is a window encoding:
- the LOC133681602 gene encoding uncharacterized protein LOC133681602; protein product: MALFISPEISTAKILFNPNPRNLKSLNVRVRARSDVSVSGLNQNVRLYGQFSAPVKQETKRANEEEEKQNYYVNMGYAIRTLREELPGLFYRELSFDIYRDDIVYKDPINTFGGIESYKSMFWALRFHGRIFFRALWVDIISVSQPAENVIMVRWTVHGVPRVPWESSAQFDGLSEYKLDSKGKIFQHRVDNIALNSPPKFHVLTVEELIQSVGYPSTPKPTYFEVSPSFLKTN